One Clostridium novyi NT genomic window carries:
- a CDS encoding SF1B family DNA helicase RecD2, with translation MTELNGTVEGIVFKNEENGYVVAHVKSNKKRITITGCIPYVMEGQNLKLQGQWVNHPHFGQQFKVTSCEEIVPNSLEGIEKYLSSGIISGIGPVTAKKIVEHFGEKTLDVLDEDIEKLKEIDGIGTKKIETIAKSYSKQREVRNIMVFLQTYGVTAKQCVKIHKKYGHDSIAVVKQNPYTLTEDISGIGFKTADKIARSLGIESNSPFRIQCGIKYIVNQFCGMGNTCMPLEKLLKQSVDVLGVNEEEIMNNIQETVLNGKLKIETINNEEYVFTMPYYYCELSVTSKILTLSTSDYGKLNIDVDDKIQEFEKDNNISFAPTQIQAIKGAFEGGIEIITGGPGTGKTTIIKCITEIFENASMTVFMAAPTGRAAKRMSEATGRESKTIHRLLELGFSDDDNMEFLKTEESPLQCDVVIVDEASMIDILLMNNLLKAIPMGTRLIIVGDADQLPSVGPGNVLRDLIESKCINVVRLRDIFRQAEESMIVVNAHKINNGEMPILNKKGKDFYFLNSQESDKILDTLVGLIDKRLPNFNQNWNKIKDIQILSPMRKGLLGIENLNLRLQEVLNPKAKDKDELEFRDVTFRVGDKVMQTKNNYNLKWTSIYDHSEEGVGVFNGDVGYILSINDDKVTVVFDEDKKVVYDNMYLDELELAYAMTVHKSQGSEFPVVIMPVFMGPPLLMNKNLFYTGITRAKQMVVLVGINKAIHFMINNNRSFDRYSALKWRILNILEEN, from the coding sequence ATGACTGAGTTAAATGGAACTGTAGAAGGTATAGTATTTAAAAATGAAGAAAATGGTTATGTAGTAGCTCATGTAAAATCTAATAAAAAGAGAATAACTATAACAGGGTGTATACCATATGTAATGGAAGGTCAAAATCTAAAATTACAGGGTCAGTGGGTTAATCATCCTCACTTTGGACAGCAATTTAAAGTTACATCTTGCGAAGAAATAGTTCCAAATTCTTTAGAAGGAATAGAAAAATACTTATCTTCAGGTATTATATCAGGAATAGGACCTGTAACTGCGAAAAAAATAGTAGAACATTTTGGAGAAAAAACACTAGATGTATTAGATGAAGATATTGAAAAACTTAAAGAGATTGATGGGATAGGTACAAAAAAGATTGAAACCATAGCTAAATCATACTCAAAACAAAGAGAAGTAAGAAACATAATGGTGTTTTTACAGACTTATGGAGTAACAGCAAAGCAGTGTGTAAAGATACATAAAAAATATGGTCATGATTCTATTGCAGTTGTGAAACAAAATCCTTATACACTAACGGAAGATATATCAGGAATAGGATTTAAGACAGCAGATAAAATAGCCAGAAGCTTAGGGATTGAATCCAATTCACCTTTTAGAATTCAATGTGGTATAAAGTACATAGTAAATCAATTTTGTGGTATGGGAAATACATGTATGCCATTAGAAAAGTTATTAAAGCAATCAGTAGATGTGCTTGGGGTTAATGAAGAAGAAATTATGAATAACATTCAAGAGACAGTATTAAATGGAAAATTAAAAATTGAGACTATAAATAATGAAGAATATGTATTTACAATGCCTTATTATTACTGTGAATTGTCTGTTACAAGTAAAATATTGACTTTAAGCACAAGTGATTATGGAAAGTTAAATATAGATGTAGATGATAAAATACAAGAGTTCGAAAAAGATAATAATATAAGCTTTGCGCCTACTCAAATACAAGCTATAAAGGGTGCATTTGAAGGTGGAATTGAGATAATAACAGGGGGACCTGGTACGGGAAAAACCACTATAATAAAATGTATTACAGAGATATTTGAAAATGCCTCTATGACTGTATTTATGGCAGCTCCAACAGGAAGAGCAGCTAAAAGAATGAGTGAAGCTACAGGAAGAGAATCTAAAACAATACATAGATTATTAGAACTTGGATTTAGTGATGATGATAATATGGAATTTCTAAAAACAGAAGAATCGCCACTTCAATGTGATGTTGTAATAGTAGATGAAGCCTCAATGATAGATATACTGCTTATGAATAATCTCCTAAAGGCTATACCTATGGGAACTAGACTTATAATTGTGGGAGACGCAGATCAGTTACCGTCAGTTGGACCTGGAAATGTTCTTCGTGATCTAATAGAGAGTAAATGTATAAATGTAGTTAGATTAAGAGATATATTTAGGCAGGCTGAGGAAAGCATGATTGTAGTTAATGCACATAAAATAAACAATGGTGAAATGCCTATACTAAATAAAAAAGGAAAGGATTTTTATTTTTTAAACTCTCAAGAGTCGGACAAAATATTAGATACATTGGTGGGACTTATAGATAAAAGACTTCCTAACTTTAATCAAAATTGGAACAAAATAAAGGATATCCAAATACTATCTCCTATGAGAAAGGGACTTTTAGGAATAGAAAATTTAAATTTGAGACTTCAAGAAGTATTAAATCCTAAAGCTAAAGATAAAGACGAATTGGAATTTAGAGATGTAACATTTAGAGTTGGAGACAAGGTGATGCAAACAAAAAATAACTATAATCTAAAATGGACATCTATATATGATCATAGTGAAGAAGGGGTTGGAGTATTTAATGGGGATGTTGGATATATATTATCCATAAATGATGATAAGGTAACAGTGGTCTTTGATGAGGATAAAAAAGTTGTATATGATAATATGTATTTAGATGAATTAGAACTTGCTTATGCTATGACAGTTCATAAAAGTCAAGGAAGTGAATTTCCTGTAGTTATAATGCCGGTGTTTATGGGACCGCCGCTTCTTATGAACAAAAATTTATTTTACACAGGAATTACAAGAGCTAAACAAATGGTAGTTTTAGTTGGGATAAATAAAGCAATTCACTTTATGATAAATAATAATAGAAGTTTTGACAGATATTCAGCTTTAAAATGGAGAATATTAAACATATTAGAAGAAAATTAA
- a CDS encoding ComF family protein, with the protein MGNEFVKNIKYYINCFLDVIYSGKEKCIICEEISEANRVLCLDCIRNMKLCNKKTVINKGAYKFWCYSSLYYSGITKELILNLKYKGQFLAGKELLRYLINTIELYDIKFDIVTYVPSSKNKLKERGYNQSKYLAKLVAEKTEKKLLNTLKKSKRTQDQIGLGKYERWENLKESFIYVGNGKLKKQKVLLVDDVLTTGATTFYCAKELKKNGAEDVIILTVAKSNF; encoded by the coding sequence ATGGGAAATGAATTTGTTAAAAATATAAAATACTATATAAATTGTTTTCTTGATGTAATCTATAGCGGAAAAGAAAAATGTATAATTTGTGAAGAAATTTCAGAAGCTAATAGAGTGTTATGTTTAGATTGTATTAGAAATATGAAGCTGTGCAATAAAAAGACAGTAATTAATAAGGGTGCATATAAGTTTTGGTGTTATAGTTCATTATATTATAGTGGAATTACAAAAGAGTTAATATTAAATTTAAAATATAAAGGTCAATTTTTAGCAGGGAAAGAACTTTTAAGATATCTTATAAATACTATAGAACTTTATGATATAAAATTTGATATTGTTACATATGTACCATCTTCTAAAAATAAGTTAAAAGAGAGAGGATACAATCAAAGTAAGTATTTAGCTAAGTTAGTAGCTGAGAAAACGGAAAAGAAACTTTTAAATACTTTAAAAAAAAGCAAAAGGACACAAGATCAAATAGGTTTGGGAAAGTATGAAAGATGGGAAAATTTAAAGGAATCATTTATATATGTAGGGAATGGTAAACTTAAAAAACAAAAGGTCTTACTAGTAGATGATGTTTTAACTACAGGGGCAACTACTTTTTATTGTGCAAAAGAGTTAAAGAAAAATGGTGCTGAGGATGTTATTATATTAACTGTAGCTAAAAGTAATTTTTAA
- the yyaC gene encoding spore protease YyaC, with the protein MNKVRVHYDDNLSYYEIAYFFKDYINEDTIIVCIGTDRCIGDCLGPLVGTMLTLKNFPLKVYGTISNPIHALNIDKKLKEIKHLYPNCNIIGIDACLGNEKNIGEIQARTSPIHPGKGVGKSLPNVGKTSIIGIVDSSDSNELFTNRNIRLDLIVNMSKVIVHSLIHAYYLYQLKNRYND; encoded by the coding sequence TTGAATAAAGTTCGAGTTCACTATGATGATAATTTATCTTATTATGAAATAGCCTATTTTTTTAAAGATTACATTAACGAAGATACTATTATTGTATGTATTGGTACAGATAGATGTATAGGGGATTGTCTAGGACCTTTAGTAGGTACTATGTTAACTCTTAAAAACTTTCCTCTAAAAGTGTACGGAACAATTTCTAATCCAATACATGCTTTAAACATAGATAAAAAATTAAAAGAAATAAAACATTTATATCCAAATTGCAATATAATAGGCATAGATGCTTGTTTAGGTAACGAAAAAAATATAGGAGAAATTCAAGCTAGAACATCCCCTATTCACCCTGGAAAAGGTGTTGGAAAATCACTTCCTAACGTAGGTAAAACCTCCATAATAGGTATTGTAGATTCTAGCGATTCTAATGAACTATTTACCAATAGAAATATAAGATTAGATCTTATTGTTAATATGTCAAAAGTTATTGTACATTCTTTAATACATGCATATTATCTTTATCAGCTAAAAAATAGATATAATGATTGA
- a CDS encoding tRNA 2-thiocytidine(32) synthetase TtcA, with translation MQKLLSRLRRAVVDFDLIQAGDKIAVGLSGGKDSITLLYLLNAYKRFSPEPFELIAITLDPGAGADFSEMIRICKELNVPYYLFKTKIKEIVFDIRKESNPCSLCANLRRGSLNDHAKKLGCNKVALGHHKNDAIETLLMSMFYEGRINTFSPDTYLSRTDLHIIRPMIYIDEQNIKTFIKNSNIPIVENPCPANGFTKREYMKDLTYSLEKDIPGLKNNLLNSLSNIEQLNIWHKKIK, from the coding sequence ATGCAAAAATTATTAAGCAGACTACGTAGAGCTGTAGTCGATTTTGATTTAATTCAAGCTGGTGACAAAATAGCTGTAGGTTTATCCGGTGGTAAGGATAGCATAACTTTATTATATTTACTTAACGCATACAAAAGATTTTCTCCAGAACCTTTTGAGCTAATAGCAATCACTTTAGATCCAGGTGCTGGGGCAGACTTTTCTGAAATGATAAGAATTTGTAAAGAATTAAATGTTCCATATTATTTATTTAAAACTAAAATCAAGGAAATAGTTTTTGATATAAGAAAAGAATCTAACCCTTGCTCTTTATGTGCAAATTTAAGAAGAGGTTCTCTAAATGATCATGCTAAAAAACTTGGCTGTAATAAAGTAGCTTTAGGACATCATAAAAATGACGCTATTGAAACTTTACTTATGTCCATGTTCTATGAAGGTCGTATAAATACATTTTCACCTGACACATATTTAAGCCGTACAGATCTTCATATAATAAGACCTATGATTTACATTGATGAACAAAACATAAAAACATTTATTAAGAACTCTAATATACCTATAGTTGAAAACCCTTGTCCTGCAAATGGGTTTACTAAAAGAGAATATATGAAGGATCTTACATATTCTCTTGAAAAAGATATACCAGGATTAAAAAATAATCTTCTTAATTCACTTTCAAATATAGAGCAACTTAATATATGGCATAAAAAAATTAAATAA
- the hpf gene encoding ribosome hibernation-promoting factor, HPF/YfiA family gives MNIKVNGKNIQVTEGLRDAVERKLSKLDKYFDPNVEVITTLSVQKNSQIVEVTIPFNGVILRAEDSNSDMYAAIDIVLEKLERQIRKQKTKLQRRKHGDALKFQFIPEYVPKDDEDNIESKIVKTKRFAIKPMSREEAVLQMELLGHNFFVFTNAETEEVNVLYKRKDGQYGLIEPEF, from the coding sequence ATGAACATAAAGGTTAATGGAAAAAATATTCAAGTAACAGAAGGATTGAGGGATGCAGTAGAAAGAAAGTTATCTAAATTAGATAAATATTTTGATCCTAATGTAGAAGTCATTACTACCCTAAGTGTACAAAAGAATAGTCAAATTGTAGAGGTTACAATACCTTTTAATGGTGTTATATTAAGAGCTGAAGATTCTAATAGTGATATGTACGCTGCTATAGATATAGTTTTAGAAAAATTAGAAAGACAAATAAGAAAGCAAAAAACTAAATTACAAAGAAGAAAACATGGAGATGCATTAAAGTTTCAATTTATACCTGAATATGTCCCAAAAGATGATGAGGATAATATAGAATCAAAAATAGTAAAAACAAAAAGATTTGCAATAAAGCCAATGAGCAGAGAAGAAGCAGTTCTTCAAATGGAGTTATTAGGACATAACTTCTTCGTATTTACAAATGCAGAAACTGAAGAAGTAAATGTGTTATATAAAAGAAAAGACGGTCAATATGGATTAATAGAACCAGAATTTTAG
- the metK gene encoding methionine adenosyltransferase, with protein sequence MRRLFTSESVTEGHPDKMCDQISDAILDAILKNDPNGRVACETAVTTGMVMVMGEISTNCYVDIPKVVREVISDIGYTRAKYGFDAETCSVLTSIDEQSQDIAMGVDEALESRQGQKDDVEAIGAGDQGIMFGFATNETKEYMPLPINMAHKLSRKLAEVRKNGTLAYLRPDGKTQVTVEYEDNKPVRIDAVVVSTQHDPEVTQEQIQKDIMEHVIKTVVPNEWLDDETKYYINPTGRFVIGGPHGDTGLTGRKIIVDTYGGSGRHGGGAFSGKDPTKVDRSAAYAARWVAKNLVAAGVADKIEIGLAYAIGVARPVSLLVNTFGTEKIEDSKIVDIVNKVFDLRPGAIIRDLELKRPIYRQTAAYGHFGRTDVELPWEQLNKVDEIKKYI encoded by the coding sequence ATGAGAAGATTATTTACTTCGGAGTCCGTTACAGAAGGACATCCAGATAAAATGTGCGACCAAATTTCTGATGCTATATTAGATGCTATATTAAAAAATGACCCAAATGGAAGAGTTGCTTGTGAAACAGCAGTAACTACAGGAATGGTTATGGTTATGGGAGAAATATCAACTAATTGTTATGTTGATATTCCTAAAGTTGTAAGAGAAGTTATTTCAGATATCGGATATACAAGAGCAAAATATGGCTTTGATGCAGAAACTTGTTCTGTATTAACATCTATAGATGAACAATCACAAGATATAGCTATGGGTGTTGATGAAGCTTTAGAATCAAGACAAGGACAAAAAGACGATGTAGAAGCAATTGGTGCTGGAGACCAAGGTATAATGTTTGGTTTTGCTACAAACGAAACAAAAGAATATATGCCACTACCAATTAACATGGCTCATAAACTTTCAAGAAAATTAGCTGAAGTTAGAAAGAATGGTACATTAGCATATTTAAGACCAGATGGTAAAACTCAAGTTACAGTTGAATACGAAGATAACAAACCAGTTAGAATAGATGCAGTAGTTGTATCTACACAACATGATCCAGAAGTTACTCAAGAACAAATTCAAAAGGATATTATGGAACATGTAATAAAGACTGTTGTACCTAATGAATGGTTAGATGACGAAACAAAATATTACATTAACCCAACAGGAAGATTTGTAATAGGTGGACCTCATGGAGATACAGGTCTTACAGGAAGAAAAATAATAGTTGATACATACGGCGGATCAGGAAGACACGGCGGTGGTGCTTTCTCTGGAAAAGACCCAACAAAGGTTGATAGATCAGCAGCTTATGCAGCAAGATGGGTTGCTAAAAACTTAGTTGCAGCAGGTGTTGCAGATAAGATCGAAATAGGTCTTGCTTATGCTATAGGAGTTGCTCGTCCAGTATCACTTTTAGTAAATACTTTTGGTACAGAAAAAATTGAAGATAGCAAAATAGTAGATATCGTAAATAAAGTTTTCGATTTAAGACCAGGAGCAATTATTAGAGATTTAGAATTAAAGAGACCAATATACAGGCAAACAGCTGCATACGGTCACTTTGGTAGAACTGATGTAGAACTTCCATGGGAACAATTAAATAAAGTTGACGAAATAAAAAAATACATCTAA